In Pseudomonadales bacterium, a single window of DNA contains:
- a CDS encoding exodeoxyribonuclease VII small subunit → MPKKPKGYDFEKALSDLEQLVERMENGDFSLEESLQAFEQGIKLTRECQRMLAQAEQKVQILIQGEDKIKLEPFESTE, encoded by the coding sequence ATGCCGAAAAAACCAAAGGGTTACGATTTTGAAAAAGCCTTAAGTGATCTGGAACAACTCGTAGAACGCATGGAGAACGGCGACTTTTCCCTGGAAGAATCTCTGCAGGCCTTTGAACAGGGCATAAAGTTAACCCGAGAATGCCAACGTATGCTGGCGCAGGCCGAGCAAAAAGTACAAATTCTGATTCAAGGTGAAGACAAAATCAAATTGGAACCTTTCGAATCAACGGAATAA
- the pomA gene encoding flagellar motor protein PomA translates to MDLATLIGMLGAFGIVIMAMVLGGSVGIFVNVPSLLIVIVGSLMVVLMKFSLGQFLGAVKVAGKAFIYKLDKIEELIPLVVELADVARKGGLLALEGKEVNNPFLKEGIKMLVDGHDSEVVREMLVKDMKQTEERHGWGAKVFMAMGDVAPAMGMIGTLVGLVAMLSNMDDPKAIGPAMAVALLTTLYGAMLANMVAIPIANKLELRKVEEGRVKSLCIDALMAIQAGQNPRVISSMLKTYLAPSQRETKKKE, encoded by the coding sequence GTGGATTTAGCGACCTTAATTGGGATGCTTGGGGCATTTGGTATTGTCATTATGGCGATGGTGCTGGGTGGTTCCGTTGGTATTTTTGTGAACGTACCGTCACTGTTGATTGTAATTGTGGGCAGTTTGATGGTTGTATTAATGAAGTTCTCACTGGGTCAGTTTTTGGGCGCTGTTAAGGTGGCCGGAAAGGCATTTATATACAAACTGGATAAAATTGAAGAGCTTATCCCGCTGGTGGTTGAGCTGGCTGATGTGGCCCGCAAAGGTGGATTACTGGCACTGGAAGGGAAGGAAGTGAACAACCCATTTCTCAAGGAAGGTATAAAAATGTTGGTGGATGGTCATGATAGTGAAGTGGTGCGAGAGATGTTGGTCAAGGACATGAAACAAACGGAGGAGCGACATGGCTGGGGTGCAAAAGTCTTTATGGCAATGGGCGATGTCGCGCCGGCGATGGGAATGATAGGTACGTTAGTTGGTCTGGTTGCGATGCTATCAAATATGGATGACCCAAAAGCTATCGGTCCGGCGATGGCGGTGGCGCTACTGACAACACTCTATGGTGCGATGCTGGCTAATATGGTGGCGATACCTATCGCTAATAAGCTGGAGCTGCGCAAGGTCGAAGAAGGTCGTGTTAAATCGCTTTGTATTGATGCTTTGATGGCGATACAGGCGGGTCAAAATCCACGAGTTATCAGCTCCATGCTCAAAACCTATCTGGCACCTTCGCAGCGTGAGACGAAGAAGAAAGAATAG
- a CDS encoding flagellar motor protein MotB: MAEITEDCPECPTGIPAWMATFADLMSLLMCFFVLLLSFSEMDVLKYKQLSGSMRDAFGVQRQINVKDVPKGTSVIAQEFSPGRPEPTPISEVRQATVDDTQSSLDIGERTPQEPKPDQKLDQKSDIKVTVDEELAKQLLVEKLQTLIKATEDDARNLASALKKEISSGKVDVETRGRRIIIRVREQGSFPSGSAELRRQFRPVMAMVRNVLKTVPGKVSVEGHTDSIPISTSVFRSNWDLSSARALSVAHELFSGDTLDHNRFMVTGFADTKPIAANDNEENRARNRRVEIVIHQGLDDETSEELKKMQQIDPGLIREFNLDSTFILTPDEVF; the protein is encoded by the coding sequence ATGGCAGAAATAACAGAAGATTGCCCTGAATGTCCGACCGGGATTCCCGCGTGGATGGCGACCTTTGCCGATCTTATGTCGCTGCTGATGTGCTTTTTTGTGCTGCTACTGTCTTTTTCGGAAATGGATGTCCTGAAATACAAGCAGTTGTCTGGTTCTATGCGCGATGCCTTTGGCGTACAGCGCCAAATTAATGTCAAAGATGTCCCTAAAGGTACCAGTGTTATTGCGCAAGAATTTAGTCCTGGACGGCCTGAACCGACGCCCATCAGCGAAGTGAGACAAGCGACAGTTGATGATACGCAAAGCAGCCTCGACATTGGTGAGCGGACTCCGCAGGAGCCGAAACCGGATCAGAAACTGGATCAAAAGTCTGACATTAAAGTGACGGTTGATGAAGAGTTGGCCAAGCAGTTGTTGGTAGAGAAGTTGCAAACACTCATTAAGGCAACAGAGGACGATGCACGAAATTTAGCCAGTGCGCTAAAAAAGGAAATCAGCTCCGGTAAGGTCGACGTGGAGACGCGTGGTCGACGCATTATCATCAGAGTGCGTGAGCAAGGCTCTTTTCCGTCTGGTTCGGCGGAGCTAAGACGACAATTTCGACCGGTTATGGCGATGGTGCGTAATGTCTTGAAAACAGTGCCGGGGAAGGTGTCAGTGGAAGGTCATACGGATAGCATACCAATTTCAACTTCGGTATTTCGTTCTAATTGGGATTTGTCTTCAGCGCGTGCGCTGTCGGTGGCACATGAATTATTTTCGGGAGATACGTTAGATCATAATCGGTTTATGGTGACGGGATTTGCCGACACGAAACCAATCGCTGCCAACGATAATGAAGAGAATCGTGCGCGTAATCGTCGTGTTGAAATTGTAATTCACCAGGGGCTGGACGATGAAACCAGCGAAGAGCTTAAGAAAATGCAGCAGATCGACCCTGGATTGATACGGGAGTTTAATCTTGATAGCACATTCATATTAACACCCGATGAAGTCTTTTAG
- a CDS encoding PilZ domain-containing protein: MDRPDRRRYFRIDDLVGLSYRLVDVETAEEDAKSADNIQITAIDLLKSIDQELTEVLNTLWQSSPAAANAIGLLNKKIDIIAAEIDLDYDRLRGLDVKSKQVNLSACGMAFECQERFDIGQVLILNIVLKPANTHVRTQGRIVGCDWLDGDEGRTYLLRVDFDCVGCAEEEQLIQHIVRRQANQIGNQRLTEE, translated from the coding sequence ATGGATAGACCGGATAGAAGGCGTTATTTTCGCATTGATGATCTTGTCGGGTTGAGTTATCGGCTTGTCGATGTGGAAACTGCTGAGGAGGATGCAAAATCAGCGGATAACATCCAAATTACAGCCATTGATTTGTTGAAGTCGATTGATCAGGAACTCACCGAAGTGCTTAATACTCTCTGGCAAAGCAGTCCAGCAGCAGCCAACGCAATTGGGTTGTTGAATAAAAAGATAGATATAATCGCTGCCGAAATCGATTTGGATTATGACCGGCTTCGCGGTCTTGATGTGAAATCGAAGCAGGTCAACCTGAGTGCCTGTGGTATGGCTTTCGAGTGCCAGGAACGCTTTGATATTGGTCAGGTGTTGATTTTGAATATTGTTCTAAAGCCTGCAAATACCCATGTTCGAACGCAAGGACGAATTGTCGGTTGCGATTGGTTGGATGGCGATGAGGGCCGTACCTATCTACTTAGGGTGGATTTTGATTGTGTTGGGTGCGCCGAAGAGGAGCAGTTGATTCAGCACATTGTTCGCCGCCAAGCCAACCAAATAGGAAACCAGCGTCTTACTGAGGAATAG
- the msbA gene encoding lipid A export permease/ATP-binding protein MsbA, whose product MTEPNQLTGWQAYKRLLVYVGLFWGAFLLSVMGFALYASTQAAFASLMEFVPVAFEQSSSAPPNVWFLPDAALTKLGSPESYQYFLPLAVVGIVVFRGVGSYFGGYYIALVARNVVNRMRQDLFNHMLTLPGAFFGNNTSGHLISTLTFNVEQITGAATDALKVIIREGLTVVVLLAYIFWLNWKLSLIFLIVGPFVGLIVSYASKLFRKYSRRIQDSMGGVTHVASEAIKGFQVVRAFGGKEYERARFQVASSNNLKQSLKLAKVDEISTPIIQVLMFSSIAILFWFGLSPGFRGEMDIGEFLAYITAASLIAKPLKQLTSVNAKIQRGIAAAQSIFAITDQEQELDEGTLPLNEPDGRIEFRDLTFSYTSEQEPVLSHINLTIEPGETLALVGRSGSGKSTLVNLLPRFYEALYGQILIDGHPIQDYCLKDLRKHIAIVNQDIVLFQDTVARNIAYGDLADASQEAIDDAARAAHATEFIDTLPLGMNTQIGEDGVTLSGGQRQRLALARAILKDAPILILDEATSALDTESERFIQEALKTVVKGRTTLVIAHRLSTIENANRIAVMDKGCIVELGTHEELLAKDGAYAQLYRMQFNENASA is encoded by the coding sequence ATGACTGAACCAAACCAGCTAACGGGCTGGCAGGCCTATAAAAGACTATTGGTTTATGTCGGGTTATTTTGGGGCGCCTTTTTACTGAGCGTGATGGGCTTCGCCTTGTACGCGTCAACACAGGCTGCTTTTGCTTCATTGATGGAGTTTGTTCCTGTCGCCTTTGAGCAAAGCTCGAGTGCCCCTCCCAACGTCTGGTTTTTACCCGATGCGGCGTTAACTAAGCTGGGTTCTCCGGAGTCTTACCAGTATTTTCTCCCCCTCGCTGTGGTTGGCATCGTGGTTTTCAGAGGGGTTGGTTCTTATTTTGGCGGATACTATATTGCTCTGGTGGCGCGTAATGTAGTGAACCGAATGCGTCAAGATTTGTTTAATCATATGCTGACGCTGCCGGGGGCCTTTTTTGGCAACAACACCTCCGGTCACCTCATTTCCACACTTACTTTTAATGTCGAGCAAATTACCGGCGCCGCCACCGATGCGCTGAAAGTCATTATTAGGGAAGGTTTGACAGTGGTTGTACTGTTGGCCTATATCTTTTGGTTGAACTGGAAATTATCTCTGATTTTCCTGATTGTAGGTCCCTTTGTCGGGCTGATCGTGAGCTACGCGTCTAAGCTTTTTCGAAAATATAGTAGACGTATCCAAGATTCAATGGGTGGCGTCACCCATGTTGCCTCAGAAGCGATTAAAGGCTTTCAGGTGGTGCGTGCATTTGGCGGCAAGGAATATGAAAGGGCTCGATTCCAGGTGGCCAGCAGCAATAATCTTAAGCAAAGTTTAAAACTGGCAAAGGTTGATGAAATTAGTACGCCTATTATTCAGGTACTGATGTTCTCATCAATAGCCATATTGTTCTGGTTTGGTTTAAGTCCAGGGTTTAGAGGGGAAATGGATATCGGTGAATTTCTGGCCTATATCACGGCGGCTAGCCTAATCGCTAAGCCGCTGAAACAGTTAACCTCAGTCAATGCCAAAATTCAGCGAGGCATCGCTGCAGCGCAGAGTATTTTTGCTATCACCGACCAGGAACAGGAATTAGATGAAGGTACCTTGCCACTAAATGAGCCTGATGGGCGCATTGAGTTTCGCGACCTGACTTTCTCTTATACGAGCGAGCAGGAGCCGGTGCTGAGCCATATTAATTTAACGATAGAGCCGGGCGAGACGCTGGCGCTAGTGGGGCGATCCGGTAGTGGCAAATCTACTCTGGTTAATTTGTTGCCGCGTTTTTACGAAGCTCTATATGGGCAGATTCTAATCGATGGCCATCCGATTCAAGATTATTGTTTAAAGGATTTACGCAAGCACATCGCTATCGTGAATCAGGATATCGTATTATTTCAGGACACGGTTGCACGTAATATCGCCTATGGTGATTTGGCCGACGCGTCGCAGGAAGCCATCGATGATGCGGCAAGAGCAGCGCATGCAACCGAATTCATCGATACTCTGCCGCTGGGTATGAATACTCAAATAGGCGAGGATGGCGTAACCCTTTCGGGAGGACAAAGGCAGCGCTTGGCTCTAGCACGAGCGATTCTCAAGGATGCGCCCATTCTAATCCTGGACGAGGCGACCTCTGCGTTGGATACCGAATCCGAACGCTTCATCCAGGAAGCGCTAAAAACGGTGGTAAAAGGTCGCACCACCTTGGTAATTGCACATCGTTTGTCGACCATTGAGAACGCCAATCGAATAGCGGTTATGGACAAGGGCTGTATTGTCGAGCTGGGGACGCATGAGGAGTTGCTTGCGAAGGATGGTGCCTATGCACAGCTTTATCGTATGCAGTTCAATGAGAATGCCAGCGCTTAA
- the hldE gene encoding bifunctional D-glycero-beta-D-manno-heptose-7-phosphate kinase/D-glycero-beta-D-manno-heptose 1-phosphate adenylyltransferase HldE has translation MKLEIPRFNQAHVTVIGDVMLDRYWYGGTSRISPEAPVPVVGVKHRDERPGGAANVSLNIAALGTTTELIGVVGKDEAAQSLCERLGAVDVICDFQTSDTRPTITKLRVISQNQQLLRLDFEEAFQASDVDQFPAKLKSYILNTGALVLSDYGKGALKEPQKLIALARAAKVPVLVDPKGTDFTKYRGATLITPNLKEFEAVVGHCNSEQELVDRGIALLRELKVEALLVTRSEHGMTLLRDGEAELHLPARAREVFDVTGAGDTVISVIAASLAAGSGLPQAVALANIAAGLVVAKLGTATVSVPELRRAVQREQGSERGVVSEEQLLMVIEDAHAHGEKIVFTNGCFDIIHAGHVGYLEEAGSLGDRLIVAVNTDESVARLKGPGRPINPVERRMRVLAGLGAVDWVVPFAQDTPEELLQKVRPDVLVKGGDYKVSDIVGAELVSSYGGEVKVLSFIDELSTTAIVEKIKQRQ, from the coding sequence ATGAAGTTGGAAATACCCCGTTTTAATCAGGCTCACGTCACGGTAATCGGTGATGTGATGCTGGATCGATATTGGTACGGCGGTACTTCACGTATATCTCCAGAAGCGCCGGTTCCGGTGGTCGGTGTAAAGCATCGCGATGAACGTCCTGGCGGCGCAGCCAACGTGTCGTTAAATATTGCTGCGCTGGGAACGACAACCGAGCTGATTGGTGTCGTCGGCAAGGATGAAGCCGCCCAGTCCTTGTGTGAACGATTGGGAGCCGTAGATGTGATTTGCGATTTTCAGACATCAGATACCCGACCGACCATCACCAAGCTCAGAGTGATTAGTCAAAACCAGCAGCTGTTACGACTGGATTTTGAAGAAGCATTTCAGGCGAGCGATGTCGATCAATTTCCCGCTAAATTAAAAAGCTATATTCTCAACACCGGTGCCCTGGTGCTTTCAGACTATGGTAAGGGGGCGTTAAAGGAACCACAAAAACTGATTGCCCTGGCGCGTGCTGCGAAGGTGCCTGTGCTGGTTGACCCCAAGGGTACCGACTTTACCAAATATCGTGGTGCAACGTTGATTACCCCCAATCTCAAAGAATTTGAGGCCGTTGTCGGGCATTGCAATAGCGAGCAGGAGTTGGTCGATCGCGGCATTGCACTGCTACGAGAATTAAAAGTAGAGGCTTTGCTGGTAACCCGCAGTGAGCATGGCATGACGCTGTTGCGAGACGGTGAAGCAGAGTTGCATTTGCCAGCCCGAGCGCGAGAAGTGTTTGATGTGACGGGAGCTGGAGATACGGTTATTTCGGTAATCGCTGCCTCTTTGGCGGCTGGCAGTGGTTTGCCTCAAGCGGTTGCCTTGGCGAATATCGCCGCTGGCTTGGTTGTCGCCAAGTTGGGTACCGCGACGGTTAGTGTGCCGGAACTCAGGAGAGCGGTGCAGCGTGAACAAGGTTCTGAGCGGGGAGTGGTGAGTGAGGAGCAATTGCTCATGGTGATTGAAGATGCCCATGCTCATGGGGAAAAAATAGTTTTTACGAATGGTTGCTTCGATATTATTCACGCGGGGCATGTTGGTTATCTCGAAGAAGCGGGGAGTTTAGGTGATCGTCTAATCGTGGCGGTCAATACCGATGAGTCAGTGGCGCGCTTAAAAGGCCCAGGGCGCCCCATTAATCCCGTTGAACGACGTATGCGGGTGCTGGCTGGATTGGGCGCAGTGGACTGGGTGGTGCCCTTTGCTCAGGATACCCCCGAAGAATTATTACAAAAAGTGCGGCCGGATGTGTTAGTCAAAGGCGGCGATTACAAGGTGAGTGACATTGTCGGTGCTGAGCTAGTAAGCTCCTATGGCGGAGAGGTTAAGGTGCTGAGTTTTATCGATGAGCTATCCACGACCGCTATTGTGGAAAAAATCAAACAACGCCAATGA
- the waaA gene encoding lipid IV(A) 3-deoxy-D-manno-octulosonic acid transferase, protein MNRCFYTLVYYLLLPFIFLRLLWRARKAPDYAKRWPERLGFFPAPPQTGGLWLHSVSVGETIAAAPLIKQIQQAYPQLPIVITTMTPTGSDRVRAIFGDSVFHVYIPYDIPCAVNRFLAKTQPKLVLIMETELWPNLIHCCHQNNIPQIVMNARMSERSARGYQRFAKLAKGMLGKLSLVAAQTAGDAERLLSLGLLQEQLVVTGSLKFDIRVPEEIKSQSQGIRSSWGNDRPVWIAASTHAGEDEQVLAAYQWLRQKLPDLLLVLVPRHPERFTQAAVLCQSSGLNVSRRSAREAVTADTHVMLSDTMGELLLLYATADVAFVGGTLVPTGGHNFLEPAALGVPVICGPHRFNFAQVSEMLLVAGAMREVSNASELGTAVLAVLTQPTLHQQMSSAGAAVIAANRGAQQRMFEQIKGFLESSPPR, encoded by the coding sequence ATGAACCGGTGTTTTTACACGCTAGTCTACTACCTGTTACTACCCTTTATTTTTCTGCGTCTGCTATGGCGAGCACGTAAAGCGCCCGATTACGCCAAGCGCTGGCCTGAGCGTTTAGGCTTTTTTCCGGCACCGCCTCAAACTGGCGGGCTTTGGTTGCATTCGGTCTCTGTGGGGGAAACCATTGCCGCTGCGCCACTAATTAAGCAGATTCAGCAGGCCTACCCGCAATTGCCAATAGTGATTACCACCATGACGCCCACTGGTTCCGATCGAGTTCGTGCAATATTTGGCGACTCAGTGTTCCATGTTTATATTCCGTATGATATCCCCTGTGCGGTTAATCGGTTTTTGGCGAAAACTCAGCCAAAGCTGGTGTTGATCATGGAAACTGAGCTTTGGCCGAATCTGATCCACTGTTGTCACCAGAATAACATCCCGCAGATAGTGATGAACGCGCGTATGTCTGAACGTTCCGCACGCGGTTATCAACGCTTTGCAAAATTGGCAAAAGGCATGCTAGGTAAACTCAGCCTGGTTGCGGCGCAAACTGCAGGAGATGCTGAGAGATTGTTAAGTCTTGGCTTGCTACAAGAGCAGCTGGTAGTGACGGGAAGCCTTAAGTTTGATATCCGCGTCCCAGAAGAAATTAAAAGCCAATCGCAGGGGATACGCAGTAGCTGGGGTAATGACCGGCCAGTTTGGATTGCCGCGAGTACCCATGCGGGTGAAGACGAGCAGGTGCTGGCAGCCTACCAGTGGCTAAGACAGAAACTGCCTGATTTACTGTTGGTATTGGTGCCGCGCCATCCAGAACGGTTTACTCAGGCGGCGGTTTTGTGCCAGTCCTCTGGCTTGAATGTTTCGCGCCGTAGTGCGCGGGAGGCGGTCACCGCAGACACCCATGTTATGCTGAGTGATACCATGGGTGAGCTATTGCTATTGTATGCTACCGCAGATGTGGCGTTTGTGGGCGGTACTCTGGTGCCAACTGGGGGGCACAATTTTCTTGAGCCAGCTGCATTGGGAGTACCGGTAATCTGCGGGCCGCATCGCTTTAATTTCGCTCAGGTCAGTGAGATGTTGCTTGTCGCAGGTGCTATGCGTGAAGTCTCGAACGCATCAGAATTGGGTACGGCTGTGTTGGCTGTATTAACACAACCCACGTTGCATCAGCAGATGAGTAGCGCCGGTGCGGCAGTCATCGCGGCTAACCGCGGTGCTCAGCAACGAATGTTCGAGCAGATTAAGGGGTTTTTGGAGTCTTCCCCTCCTCGGTGA
- a CDS encoding TolC family outer membrane protein translates to MISNYCLATDLLQIFAEAQNEDPQVRAAHAQLQAELEAIPQSRALLLPDLTLSANTATIDREFAGGSSNTQERFNSNGYSARLTQPLFRADRWFQLLSAKESSKQALAEYSNAEQDLIIRVAEAYFNILRAEDNLSSAVAAETAFRRQLDQTQERFDVGLIAVTDVHEARAVYDLSRVVRITQEEERDNSFTALETLTNSRYNKINQLDKSMPITNPNPASLQEWIATALEHNLSLNASQHQVAAAKQEVKRQKSGHLPTLDAVASYSHSEDGGISFLGNESDIENYALELNIPIFQGGGTQSRVREAHHRLTQAKENYENQYRTIKQDIQRQHRTVNSDVLRVAARKLALKSSQSALEATEGGYEVGTRNIVDVLQVRNTLFEAQRNYYNAIYDYIIDSLRLKRIAGTLSVTDLESFNRWLTLTEEGKTPKTP, encoded by the coding sequence ATGATCAGCAATTATTGCTTGGCCACCGATTTGTTACAAATATTTGCGGAGGCTCAGAACGAAGATCCACAAGTACGTGCCGCTCATGCCCAATTGCAAGCAGAACTAGAAGCAATTCCGCAAAGCCGAGCCCTGCTGCTACCAGACCTGACTCTGAGTGCAAATACGGCAACGATTGACCGTGAATTCGCTGGTGGCAGTTCCAATACGCAAGAACGCTTTAACTCCAATGGTTATTCAGCGCGACTGACGCAACCATTATTTCGTGCTGACCGCTGGTTTCAACTGCTATCCGCCAAGGAAAGCAGTAAACAGGCGCTGGCTGAATACAGCAACGCCGAGCAGGACCTGATTATTCGAGTTGCCGAAGCCTATTTTAATATTCTGCGCGCCGAAGACAATCTCAGCTCAGCCGTAGCAGCAGAGACCGCCTTTCGACGACAACTGGATCAAACTCAGGAGCGTTTTGATGTAGGCCTGATTGCGGTAACCGATGTGCACGAAGCGCGCGCAGTGTATGATCTTTCTCGCGTTGTCCGTATCACCCAGGAAGAGGAACGCGACAATAGTTTCACCGCACTCGAGACTTTAACTAATAGCCGTTATAACAAAATCAATCAGCTTGATAAAAGCATGCCCATCACCAACCCTAATCCCGCCTCACTGCAGGAATGGATTGCCACGGCGCTGGAACACAATCTATCTCTCAACGCCAGTCAGCATCAGGTGGCAGCTGCGAAGCAGGAGGTTAAGCGACAGAAGTCCGGCCACTTGCCTACACTGGACGCCGTCGCAAGCTACTCCCACTCCGAAGACGGTGGTATTTCTTTTTTAGGGAACGAATCGGATATCGAAAACTATGCATTGGAATTAAACATTCCTATTTTCCAAGGCGGCGGCACCCAATCCCGAGTGCGTGAAGCACATCATCGCCTGACGCAAGCAAAAGAAAATTATGAGAATCAATATCGTACTATCAAGCAGGACATTCAACGCCAACACCGCACCGTTAACTCCGATGTGCTCCGTGTAGCGGCACGTAAACTGGCACTAAAATCCAGCCAGAGTGCTTTGGAAGCAACGGAAGGCGGCTATGAGGTTGGTACACGTAATATTGTCGATGTCTTGCAGGTAAGAAATACTCTGTTCGAAGCCCAGCGGAATTACTATAACGCTATCTATGATTACATTATCGATAGCCTGCGACTAAAAAGGATTGCTGGAACGCTCAGCGTTACCGACTTAGAGTCCTTTAATCGGTGGTTAACCCTCACCGAGGAGGGGAAGACTCCAAAAACCCCTTAA
- a CDS encoding NUDIX domain-containing protein, producing the protein MNKLSILFLCTGNSCRSQMAEGWAKHLFAQSSLAKTYQLQISSSGIEAHGVNPRTVEVMAEVGIDISGQTSDALEPGILERHDWVITLCSHADKNCPVLPGNVARQHWDLPDPAKAKRKGGILAAFRESRDRIRLAVEELIIMFERRNTAELAPQFDRADIEIIKQESPFKGFFEMQEITLRHKLFEGGWSEVFTRELFVRGLAVVALLYDPQQDQVILIEQFRIGSLEDRRSPWLLELVAGMVEPGEIPEQVVRREAMEEAGCVVKDVVKLYDYWVSPGATNEQVAIYCGRVDTQGVGGVHGLDYEHEDIRVEVVAADWAFMAIDSGIINNAATIMALQWLQLNRKRLQQEWC; encoded by the coding sequence ATGAATAAACTGTCCATTTTATTTTTATGTACCGGAAATTCTTGCCGCTCACAGATGGCGGAAGGCTGGGCAAAACATTTGTTCGCGCAATCCAGTTTGGCAAAAACCTATCAGTTGCAGATATCTTCATCGGGGATCGAAGCACATGGTGTCAATCCACGGACAGTTGAGGTGATGGCTGAAGTGGGTATCGATATCAGTGGGCAAACATCAGATGCGCTTGAGCCAGGAATACTTGAACGACATGATTGGGTTATTACATTGTGCTCGCATGCCGATAAAAACTGTCCGGTATTACCTGGCAATGTGGCGCGGCAACACTGGGATTTGCCGGATCCGGCAAAAGCCAAGCGAAAGGGAGGTATTTTAGCTGCTTTTAGGGAGTCAAGAGATAGAATCCGTCTGGCGGTAGAAGAGTTGATCATTATGTTCGAACGGCGTAATACGGCTGAATTAGCACCACAGTTTGATCGCGCCGATATTGAAATTATTAAGCAGGAAAGCCCGTTTAAAGGTTTTTTTGAAATGCAGGAAATTACCCTGCGTCATAAACTGTTTGAAGGGGGTTGGAGTGAGGTTTTCACGCGTGAGCTTTTTGTGCGGGGGTTGGCGGTGGTGGCCTTGTTGTATGATCCACAGCAGGATCAGGTGATTTTAATTGAACAGTTTCGTATCGGGTCGCTGGAGGATAGGCGTAGCCCTTGGTTATTGGAGTTGGTAGCCGGCATGGTAGAGCCGGGCGAAATTCCCGAGCAAGTGGTACGTAGAGAGGCGATGGAAGAAGCTGGCTGTGTGGTTAAGGACGTGGTAAAACTCTATGATTATTGGGTCAGCCCCGGCGCTACCAACGAACAGGTTGCTATCTATTGTGGACGAGTCGATACTCAGGGGGTTGGTGGTGTGCATGGGTTGGATTATGAACATGAAGATATTCGCGTTGAAGTGGTTGCCGCAGATTGGGCATTTATGGCGATAGATTCCGGCATAATTAATAATGCCGCTACAATAATGGCGTTGCAGTGGTTACAATTAAATCGAAAACGGCTCCAACAGGAGTGGTGCTAG
- a CDS encoding DUF1249 domain-containing protein — protein sequence MKKLRYVPDLCELMAECEANYARLQKLMPTMEQATRRIFGVASKSDQPVQICLEVIEEFKYTATIRFTHQDKAGHWLRKPALLIRIYHDARMAEVVELENSQQLKGVYRYPNAKMYQPDEKMQRNLYLGEWLRQCLAQGYAVDKLDFARVF from the coding sequence ATGAAAAAATTGCGGTATGTCCCAGATCTTTGCGAGCTGATGGCGGAGTGTGAAGCCAACTATGCGCGATTACAAAAATTAATGCCAACAATGGAGCAAGCGACACGGCGTATTTTCGGAGTTGCCTCGAAATCAGATCAACCGGTACAAATCTGCTTGGAAGTGATAGAGGAGTTTAAATACACCGCCACCATTCGCTTTACTCATCAGGATAAAGCCGGTCATTGGTTAAGAAAACCAGCACTGCTCATCCGCATTTACCATGATGCCCGTATGGCAGAAGTGGTTGAGCTGGAAAACAGCCAGCAACTAAAGGGCGTATATCGTTATCCCAACGCAAAGATGTATCAGCCGGATGAAAAAATGCAACGTAACCTGTATCTGGGAGAATGGTTGCGGCAATGTCTGGCGCAGGGCTATGCCGTCGATAAGCTTGATTTTGCTAGGGTTTTCTGA
- a CDS encoding esterase: MIVSMLPALAPYIIYIHGFNSSPASFKAAYLKNYLSQIGCAESYVAPALDYRPQLAIEQLCELIEQYLSKFNITLIGSSLGGYYATYLTEKYGVNSVLINPAVAPYRMMAQALGKQRNYHTQQRYDITQREVDQLRQIEQLELTDPNKYLVLLQTGDDTLDYREAAHKYANSKLIIRQGGSHGFDHFDQAVPDILHFAGLVIN, from the coding sequence TTGATTGTTTCTATGTTGCCAGCCTTAGCGCCTTATATTATTTATATTCACGGTTTTAACAGCTCACCGGCATCCTTTAAAGCGGCATATTTAAAAAACTATTTAAGCCAAATTGGCTGTGCTGAAAGTTATGTTGCCCCGGCTTTGGATTATCGTCCTCAACTGGCGATTGAGCAGTTGTGCGAATTGATTGAACAATACCTATCCAAATTTAATATTACCTTGATCGGTAGCTCGCTTGGCGGCTACTATGCCACTTACCTAACGGAAAAATATGGGGTTAATTCGGTACTGATTAATCCAGCAGTAGCGCCCTATAGGATGATGGCGCAAGCACTTGGAAAGCAGCGTAATTACCATACTCAGCAAAGGTATGATATTACGCAAAGGGAGGTTGACCAACTGCGTCAAATCGAGCAGTTGGAATTGACCGATCCCAACAAATATTTGGTATTACTGCAAACAGGTGATGATACCCTCGATTATCGCGAAGCGGCACATAAGTACGCGAATTCAAAGTTGATAATAAGACAAGGTGGCTCGCACGGGTTTGATCATTTTGATCAGGCAGTGCCTGATATACTGCATTTTGCGGGCTTGGTAATTAACTGA